The following are encoded in a window of Paenibacillus polymyxa genomic DNA:
- a CDS encoding YkvA family protein gives MKDFDVTKAKYDPKQEEQVKKGFFNKVKSTAGKVPFVKDAVAMYYCAIDPETPLYAKGVAFGALAYFISPLDAISDVIPMLGFTDDAGVVLAALKVLDMHIKPVHREKASEFLS, from the coding sequence ATGAAGGATTTTGACGTAACCAAAGCCAAGTATGATCCAAAACAGGAAGAACAGGTGAAAAAGGGATTTTTCAACAAGGTGAAGTCCACGGCTGGAAAAGTTCCCTTTGTGAAGGATGCGGTGGCTATGTACTATTGTGCGATAGATCCTGAAACGCCTCTGTATGCCAAAGGGGTAGCATTCGGAGCCTTGGCGTATTTTATTTCTCCATTAGATGCCATATCAGATGTTATTCCGATGTTGGGCTTTACAGATGATGCTGGGGTTGTGCTAGCAGCCTTAAAAGTGTTGGACATGCATATCAAGCCTGTCCATCGGGAGAAGGCGAGCGAATTTTTGTCTTAA
- a CDS encoding DMT family transporter, translating into MKKLTPKATLWLVLILVMVWGINWPLTKLALPDTPPIFFSGLRTLLGGVILLLFAMRHRETLRFRQNGWTYLVLAIFNIAGYYGLQTVGLRYLPAGLFSTLVFLQPILLGLFSWMWLGERMFPLKVIGLVLGFGGVIVISSGGMAGHLSVLGIVLGLASGLCWALGTIYMKKKSQQLDSIWAVTMQLVLGGIILNGIGFTTEKWSDIHWTTSFIAILLFISIFVIAMGWMIYFKLIDNGDAGTVGSYTFMIPVLSTVFSMVMLKESLTLTFVVGLVLIAGSVYLVNTASPGKRKNRSSKADETNSCTNA; encoded by the coding sequence ATGAAAAAATTAACACCTAAAGCCACGCTGTGGCTTGTCTTGATATTAGTAATGGTATGGGGGATCAACTGGCCGTTGACCAAGCTGGCTTTGCCAGATACGCCGCCGATATTTTTTTCAGGACTCCGTACCCTACTGGGTGGTGTGATTCTGCTGTTGTTCGCTATGCGTCATCGGGAAACCTTACGCTTTAGACAGAATGGGTGGACTTATCTGGTGCTGGCCATATTTAATATTGCAGGCTACTATGGCTTGCAGACGGTAGGGTTGCGTTATTTGCCTGCTGGGTTGTTTTCCACTTTAGTATTCCTTCAGCCGATCCTGTTAGGATTATTCTCCTGGATGTGGTTGGGGGAGCGTATGTTTCCCCTGAAGGTCATTGGACTGGTGCTGGGTTTTGGCGGGGTGATTGTGATTAGCTCTGGTGGAATGGCAGGGCATTTATCGGTACTGGGCATTGTGTTGGGGCTAGCTTCAGGACTGTGCTGGGCGCTCGGAACGATTTATATGAAGAAAAAAAGCCAACAGTTGGATTCCATTTGGGCGGTGACGATGCAGCTCGTTTTGGGAGGGATTATACTTAATGGGATTGGATTTACGACCGAGAAATGGAGCGATATTCACTGGACGACCTCCTTTATCGCGATTTTATTGTTTATTTCGATATTCGTGATTGCGATGGGCTGGATGATTTATTTTAAACTAATCGACAACGGAGATGCGGGAACCGTCGGCTCCTATACGTTTATGATTCCGGTGTTGTCCACGGTCTTTAGTATGGTAATGCTCAAGGAATCACTTACTTTGACGTTTGTTGTGGGGCTGGTGCTGATCGCAGGCAGTGTGTATCTGGTAAATACAGCATCTCCCGGAAAACGAAAGAACCGAAGCTCAAAGGCTGATGAAACGAATTCCTGTACAAATGCATAG
- a CDS encoding LysR family transcriptional regulator → MTITQIMIFVRVAETLNFTQTAHELHMTQPAVSHAIASIENELDVQLLLRDRKKGVLLTDIGHKVLLQFRMMLQSMEKVQQQVAAEKGLDVGTITIGAFPSASAYFLPPIIHHIRQHYPNLVFDLHEGSTNEVKEWVHTREIEAGIILLPDPQVDVIPLCQDDMVILLPDGHPLQSHNKIAIRDLNQQDMIFCKGGHEVAIMEGFEREQSQLQAQFITHNISTLVSMVRQGLGMGIVSSLALSTFPHDLTVKETSPLITRQIGIAVPSLHNASLAVQLFVRTAQELFTDSKQ, encoded by the coding sequence ATGACCATTACTCAAATTATGATCTTCGTTCGTGTAGCTGAAACGCTAAACTTCACCCAAACTGCCCATGAGCTGCATATGACGCAGCCCGCGGTTAGCCATGCCATCGCAAGCATCGAAAACGAGCTGGATGTTCAGCTATTGCTGCGCGACCGAAAAAAAGGAGTGCTGCTGACCGATATCGGGCACAAGGTACTGCTGCAATTCCGCATGATGCTGCAAAGCATGGAAAAGGTACAGCAGCAGGTGGCTGCTGAAAAAGGTCTAGACGTGGGCACGATCACGATCGGGGCCTTTCCTTCTGCCTCAGCCTATTTTCTGCCCCCGATTATTCATCATATTCGTCAGCATTATCCGAACCTTGTTTTCGACCTACATGAAGGCTCCACGAATGAGGTCAAGGAGTGGGTTCATACCAGAGAAATCGAAGCGGGTATCATCCTGTTACCAGACCCTCAGGTAGATGTCATCCCTTTATGTCAGGATGACATGGTTATTCTCCTGCCAGACGGTCACCCTCTACAATCGCACAATAAAATCGCCATTCGAGACTTGAATCAGCAGGATATGATCTTTTGTAAAGGTGGACATGAGGTCGCCATTATGGAAGGTTTTGAACGCGAGCAAAGTCAGTTGCAGGCACAGTTCATTACTCATAATATCAGCACCTTGGTCAGCATGGTTCGACAGGGACTAGGTATGGGTATTGTCTCTTCACTCGCCTTGTCCACGTTCCCCCATGATCTGACCGTCAAGGAGACTTCACCTCTGATCACACGCCAAATCGGTATCGCTGTACCATCCCTGCATAATGCTTCACTTGCTGTACAGTTATTTGTGCGGACCGCGCAGGAGCTATTTACGGATTCGAAGCAGTAA
- a CDS encoding DUF421 domain-containing protein — protein sequence MTLDSLNQQLREKDIFNIEEVEYALLEINGKLSAQKKKELQAVTLKNLQLNAGNATQFPIELIIDGQLLHGNLNSNHISESWMLSQLKARGKKLEDVFYAVKGSNGQLYLDEYKDKIQQPIDVE from the coding sequence ATGACATTGGATTCTTTAAACCAGCAACTTCGCGAGAAAGATATATTTAATATAGAAGAAGTGGAGTACGCCCTACTTGAGATTAACGGAAAACTATCTGCCCAAAAGAAAAAGGAACTGCAAGCCGTGACATTAAAAAATCTGCAGTTGAATGCAGGCAATGCCACACAGTTCCCAATTGAGCTTATAATTGACGGTCAGCTTTTGCATGGTAATTTAAACTCCAATCATATTTCTGAATCCTGGATGCTGTCCCAACTGAAGGCTCGCGGTAAAAAGTTAGAGGACGTATTCTATGCCGTTAAAGGCAGCAACGGCCAGCTCTATCTGGATGAATATAAGGATAAAATCCAGCAACCAATTGATGTGGAATAG
- a CDS encoding ferritin-like domain-containing protein has product MRANFVPIWNTGFPKAVQMIKEAVQGERNDELFYDELINLAPSQEQVAIIESIRNDERGHNKMFREMYRALTGQEIAGISSEEYERVQSYTEGLQRALMGELGAVERYRNIWFGLPAGIYKDTVYGIILDELKHAAKYNYLITLNLR; this is encoded by the coding sequence ATGCGGGCCAATTTTGTACCTATCTGGAACACAGGATTTCCGAAAGCAGTACAAATGATAAAGGAAGCGGTACAAGGGGAGCGTAACGATGAGTTGTTCTACGATGAATTGATCAATTTGGCTCCCTCACAAGAGCAGGTGGCTATTATTGAAAGTATCCGTAACGATGAGCGCGGCCACAATAAAATGTTCAGAGAGATGTATCGGGCTTTGACAGGACAGGAAATTGCAGGCATCAGTAGTGAGGAATATGAGAGGGTGCAATCCTATACAGAAGGTCTACAGCGCGCCTTGATGGGAGAGTTGGGTGCGGTGGAACGGTACCGCAACATCTGGTTTGGTTTGCCTGCTGGCATCTATAAGGACACAGTGTACGGTATCATATTGGATGAGCTTAAGCACGCTGCCAAATACAATTATCTGATTACGTTGAATCTCAGGTAA
- a CDS encoding sigma-70 family RNA polymerase sigma factor has translation MREWVEKARQGNAEAFGQLMLHFRGMAYAVSYDMLKDVHLAEDAVQDAFIEAYQNLEKLQNPAAFPGWFKTIVVRQCQRMLRRKHHSVLPLDEAVQVSGGVPGLAEIAERREESQVLQQSVKALSAKLRVPLRLFYFYGYSLQEISDYLGTPVPTLKKRLHDARRKLKGTLPVADLVSVFNHLYEGGQNMLHIVNGDVVGDMLKQGVVQGDVLVWREVYPAGPIFTNPAGAEERVLRARVLEETMGIPASEYTTGCEEQEQKLREFIKYDEVVLWFEHDLFDQSMLAYLLHWFKRQKLGRTKLSLLCIGEFPGIERFHGLGQLTPAQLQTLSGTWRTIERQEMELGSELWQAYASPDPTQMANLLEDKKAELAASGLPFAYEAFTAHLKRLPSEWNGLGIVEQTTLQAVHNGVNTPLELFRHATDVLHVLGMGDLEYWKFIRALAQGEHPLLIIDGDKAGLDFRQIPDFLNRKVILTELGNEVLNGSVDRIAVQGIDEWFGGLHLHGHEVSWRWDDLAGGLVRH, from the coding sequence ATGAGGGAGTGGGTTGAAAAGGCGCGGCAAGGGAACGCGGAAGCGTTCGGGCAGCTGATGCTGCATTTTCGCGGAATGGCATATGCCGTGTCCTATGACATGCTGAAGGATGTCCATCTCGCGGAAGATGCCGTGCAGGATGCGTTCATAGAGGCTTATCAGAATCTGGAGAAGCTGCAGAACCCGGCAGCTTTTCCAGGCTGGTTCAAGACCATTGTCGTAAGACAGTGTCAGCGGATGCTGCGGCGCAAGCATCATTCGGTGCTTCCTCTAGATGAAGCTGTGCAGGTATCGGGAGGAGTACCGGGTTTGGCAGAAATTGCAGAGCGTAGGGAGGAGAGCCAAGTTCTGCAGCAATCGGTGAAGGCACTATCTGCCAAGCTGCGCGTGCCTCTGCGGCTGTTTTATTTTTACGGTTACTCTCTGCAGGAAATTTCCGATTATCTGGGCACTCCGGTCCCGACGCTTAAGAAGCGGCTGCACGATGCCCGCCGAAAGTTGAAAGGTACACTCCCGGTAGCCGACCTCGTTTCCGTGTTCAATCATTTGTATGAGGGAGGGCAAAACATGCTACATATTGTTAACGGTGATGTTGTAGGTGACATGTTGAAGCAGGGTGTTGTACAAGGCGACGTGCTTGTATGGAGAGAGGTATATCCGGCAGGACCGATATTTACAAATCCAGCGGGAGCTGAAGAACGGGTACTGCGGGCCCGGGTCCTGGAGGAAACGATGGGTATTCCGGCCAGCGAATATACTACGGGGTGTGAGGAACAAGAGCAGAAACTTCGTGAGTTTATTAAGTATGATGAAGTCGTGTTGTGGTTTGAGCATGACCTGTTTGATCAGAGCATGCTCGCCTATCTGCTCCACTGGTTCAAGAGACAGAAACTGGGCCGCACGAAGCTGAGCCTGCTCTGTATTGGGGAGTTTCCGGGAATCGAACGGTTTCATGGTCTGGGACAGCTCACTCCGGCACAGCTTCAGACATTATCCGGGACCTGGCGAACTATTGAACGGCAAGAAATGGAGCTCGGAAGCGAGCTTTGGCAGGCGTACGCTTCTCCTGATCCTACTCAAATGGCTAATCTGCTGGAAGACAAGAAGGCAGAATTGGCAGCATCCGGCTTGCCATTTGCCTATGAAGCTTTCACAGCACATCTCAAGCGGTTGCCCTCGGAGTGGAATGGTCTTGGCATTGTGGAACAGACCACGCTTCAGGCCGTTCATAATGGAGTGAATACGCCATTGGAATTGTTTCGTCATGCAACTGACGTCCTGCATGTGCTTGGCATGGGTGATCTCGAATACTGGAAATTTATTCGTGCTTTGGCTCAAGGCGAACATCCTTTGCTGATCATTGACGGGGATAAGGCCGGCTTGGATTTCAGACAAATTCCGGATTTTCTGAACCGAAAGGTAATTCTGACAGAGTTGGGTAATGAGGTACTGAATGGATCAGTGGACCGCATTGCAGTTCAAGGGATCGACGAGTGGTTTGGGGGGCTGCATCTCCATGGACATGAGGTTTCTTGGCGATGGGATGATTTGGCTGGTGGATTGGTCCGACATTGA